In one Bactrocera tryoni isolate S06 chromosome 5, CSIRO_BtryS06_freeze2, whole genome shotgun sequence genomic region, the following are encoded:
- the LOC120778415 gene encoding tetra-peptide repeat homeobox protein 1-like — protein MQGAGAGEQKIRKAAAVWVAAAKSSTNSITINITNSNTNSNIKTNNDPIPIPIQIPIPISVPIPQYQFQYQYQYQHNTTTNSITNTNTITITIANSNIKTNNDPIPIPIQIPIPVTIPIPIPIPIPTPIPITKPIPIPRPVPVPKQILLPLPILLPIQRPRLGPLPRPKPRPRSRPLPRPRRR, from the exons ATGCAGGGAGCGGGAGCGGGAGAGCAGAAAATACGCAAGGCGGCAGCAGTTTGGGTGGCGGCAGCTAAAAGCAG TACCAATTCCATTACCATTAACATTACCAATTCCAATACCAATTCCAATATCAAAACCAATAACGatccaataccaataccaatacaaataccaataccaatatcagTACCAATACCA cAATACCAAttccaataccaataccaataccaacacAATACCACTACCAATTccattaccaataccaataccattaccattactatTGCCAATTCCAATATCAAAACCAATAACGACCCAATTCCAATACCAATACAAATACCAATACCAGtaacaataccaataccaataccaataccaataccaacacCAATACCAATAACAAAACCAATACCAATTCCAAGACCAGTCCCAGTACCAAAACAAATACTATTACCATTACCAATACTACTTCCAATACAAAGACCAAGACTGGGACCACTACCAAGACCAAAACCAAGACCAAGATCAAGACCACTACCAAGACCGAGACGTAGATAA